In Drosophila miranda strain MSH22 chromosome XR, D.miranda_PacBio2.1, whole genome shotgun sequence, the genomic window gagtcatcTGttgagtatctgtatctgtagatgtgtatctgtatctgtatctgtagatATATGTTACGCAATCCCCAGAAGATGGGGTCGGGGGATTGGGGGGACTCCCAAGGAACTTAGTGAAGCGATTAGCTTCCGTTTCAGTTGCTTCAGcgtctgccgtctgccgtctaCCGTCTGCTGAATGACTTGCCAGCAGCCGAGCAGCCAAGCAGCCAAGGCAGCCTTGGCGGCAGTCCGGGGATTTCACTAATCGGTAGAACAGGCAGAGGCGGCAACAGGGAGAGGTGCTCCATACGTGGGGGCATGCACGGAGGACTGGAATTTGTATTTCTAGGTCATTAGGGgagcagccaacaacaacaacaacaacaacaacggcaGAAACCATTTAAGAACCAgacgaacgaacgaacgaacgaacgaacggtTCGAGGGGCACAAAGGTAGAAAGGTAGAGATCCATGCCATGGGGCATGTCAGGGAATAtgtttaatttattattaatGGACTCTCTGCGACCTGCCCCACCTTCCtgcccccccacacacacacacacaaaggcaCGACGTGTCCTTGAGTTCTGGACTGATTTTTTGATGAATTATTTGGTGTTTTGGCGGAATTATGGAAATTCCTGGAAGAACATTTGGGATTCCTGAGGCAAAAATATGACAGAAAAAGGCACTACCATGATGAAATATGTACTGCATCTGATGGGAGGAGGAATACCCTTTAGTTTTTGGGATGGAAAGGAACTAGGACTCCATCTTTCCTATGAACAATCGAGGTCTATCGATAGCTGGCGATTGTTTACGATTTATCTATGAACTCCCGCTTGTACGCCCTCTGGAACTCCCTCTTGAACTTTATCTTTCCGATTAATAATCGACTAATTTTATCGATTCTATTTTTTCACTTGTTTCTGTGATTTCTGTTGACACTTGAAGGTGCCCCAAAACAGGCACTAGTACGCCGCTCATCTTGTTGGGACTTAGACACTCGACTTTTGGCTTTTTCTTGGCTTTTCAGTTGAGCTGGGAGCAGGGCTGCGGCACATATTATCGATTGTTATCTTTATATTGATCTTTACTTGCacgcacaaaaaaaaaaaacaacaaagaaaacaaTTCCACAATTGAAGTACAACAGATCTCTATTTTTGGAATATCTTCATATAGAGGCGAACGGTACAGCGTGTGGTGTTCTCGGAGCTCCATTCGGTGAAGATGGCGTAGTCCCCGCTGGGAATGGGGATGAGGCGACTGAATTCCATCTCCAGTTCTCCGGTATAGAGTTTGTCCACGAAAATGTCATGCTATTTGTGGTAGAACGGTCCATATAGAGGCCACGGGTCATGGGTCTAACTACTCACATCGTAGGGACAGGTGTGATTGAGGTTCGTGTTGTTCACAAACGATCGAAAGAACATGAGCGCAATCGGATGCTTCTTTTTATTCCTCATGAACTTGCAGGCATCATAGGAGAGGTCGATGAAGAAGGGCTTGTATCCATTATCGAACTTCATGAACTTCACTTTCACCTAAAAAAGAGATCCGCGGGATATAGATCCTCACTCATCGCGACAGAGAGCGCTCACCCAGGCCGTGTTTATGGGCAACTGATGAATCTTCGTGTATATATCCAAGTACTTGTGCGATCGATTGACAGCCTTGATCTGGCACGTAGAAAACTCCATGAATTTTTCATCTAACGAGCTGCATTTCAGGTTCGTGAATGTCACGTGACTGAAACTTGTCTAAACAGAAAGGGTATCCCCTTTTTATTGGTCCATTCCAGGCATGTCCATACGATTACCGATTGCAGAGCTATCCATAGAACGAACACCGGCAGCCTCCACATTTTTGACGAAACTGCGCTGCGGATCATCGATTCACTCCATTAATAATACCTTTTAGAGACAATAGACCCATTAGATCGTCCAACAATCCGCATCCAAAGCGAATGGTGGGGCTATTAAAGGTCTTTAATGCGATTTTCCGGCGGAATTATTACAGGGCAATCCTCTGGATAAAGATTATATCGAACGGAATGGACCATTATCATATAATTATGGAGTTTTTACAGTAGATTTCTACTCCACTGATTCCGCTCGATTGAAATGTGACTCATTGCAGAACTATATTTGTCCAGTTTGAAGGGAAATTGCTTTGAAATAATCCATTATTTCAAGTACCAAGTGGCAGAGTGGGAGTTTTGAGGGTCGCGGGTCACGTGGCGCGACATTAAGATATCAAAAACCACCATAATTGATGGCAAAATGTTGGGAGATTCTGTGAATCTTTTAGATCGAAGGTACTTCACAAACGATAAACCTGAAGGAAGAGGTTTGTTTGGAACGGCTTCTAGCAGTGTTTTAGACCTGATTGGATCATAAATGGAAATGCTACGTCAGAGCATTATTAATTATTTCCATAACGTAGTCTGGAACTTGAGTCTCTTTTCCTTTCTCGCTGGCTCCAAAACTGATATCCCTCTCAGTTGTATTCTTCTCTTTTTCGCTCTCTTATTCTATGCGCTCTCGGCCAAGAGAGTACAGCACAGTGGGCTTAAGAACTGGTGGTATTCCGGATATTTTCACGCCCTTTCATTAGAAATCATCATACCCGAACAAAGACGACACTTATTATGAGATTTATATCTAGAATCAAATATCATTTTCGGTTTTTAAACGCTTTAATGAGGCTTggtagcaaaaaaaaaaagaatagcCGACTATTTTATGACTGATTGAGCGCGCTGATTGATCAATCATTTTTTGAACCTGATAAACTGAAATATACCTTCAAAAAGGCGCGATGTATTTTGTTCGTATACCACTCCGTGAAGAAGGCATAGTCGCCATTGACCAAAGGAACATATTTGGCGAAATCCGCCTCCAGATTCCCGGTATACAATTTGTCGACAATCACATCGTGCTGGAACGATCTTCCGCTTTggcatctctctctctctcaatcAATCACAGAATACTCACATTGTAGGGACATGTGTGGTTTGCGTTCGAGTTTTTCTTAAAGGTATTGTAGAAGGAGCGGACGATGGGGTTCCGGGGGTTCGCCAGGAACTTGCAGGCATCGAAGTTGACGTCAATGAAGAACAGTTTGTAGCCATGATTGTAGCGCATTAGCTTTAGGTTGACCTGTAAGAGGGATCTCAGGATCAATAAGTTCTGTCTCCTGTCTCCTGTCTCCTGGAACTCACTGTGATATTTTCCACTGGCACCTTGAACAGTTGAGCCCTGAGCTCTATATACTTGTGGGTGCGATTCACTGCCTTGATGCGGCACATGACATCCCCGAATGTTCTATCCGCCATATCGCACTTGAGATTCGTAAAGGTCACATGTGCGTGGGTCGTCTACAACAAAAGGCACCAATAATATACTCTTCCCAGACACTTGCTTCCCTTTAAAGGTTTACCGTTAGAGCACCCAATAGAATCCATATACAGAGCGGTCCATCCATTGCGAACTGTTCATCGGCGGCACCTCTGACTCGGTGTGGCATAAACGGTGATGTTGCGGTGTATATATTTTAATGGATCAAGCCATTTACAGCTCTGGAAAGCAGAGATCGTATCGAAATGATGATGCCCATGATCGCTGATGGTATTAGGGCCATAATAATGACGATTGTTCGTAATTAGCCGCCGGTTAGCCTAAAGTACACTCGGACAGTCGCTCGATGAACGCCGACGGTGAACCAGTAGAAGGAGAGGCTGTAGTCCCCTTGGGGCAAGGGAATATACCGCAGGAATCGCGCCTCTAGATTGCCGGTCCACATTTTGGAGATCACCAAATCGTGCTGGAATACACACAAACGAGTCATAGCTATCGCTCCTCTTGGTCTATCGATCACTCACATTGTAGGGACACGAGTGATTCATGTTCGTGAACTGCTTGACCGTCTGGAagagttcttggagcaggaTCTCCCTGATGCCATGCTCAGTCCTTAGACTCCTGAAAAACCCACAGAAATCAAAGGTCAGGTTCATGAAGAACGGCCTATAGCCATGATCATGACGCATGGGAAGGATTTGGCACtgcaagaaagaaaaaatacaTACGATTCTGGCAGATCTATCGTGTAGAGGCTTACAGTTATATTATCCACGGGTAACTTGTAGATCTTTGCGTAGATTTCGATATATTTGTGGGTTCGATTCACTGCCTTGATCCGGCACATTTCAAACAGCCCGATCCGCCGGTCAATCATCTGGCACTTGAGGTTCGTGAATGTCACATGTGCCACCGCGCACTGTGGAATGGTATGGGGCCTTTTAGTGGGGGGTTCTACCATCTTTTTGTTACCTTTAACCTTCAACCATTTGTTTACCATTAGGAAAGTGCCAGCAATCACAGATAACTTCCACATGTTGTTTCCAGTCGAGCACTGAGGCTACTCACAGGTGAACCATGGCCTTTATCCAACTGAatccactcccactcccacccccactcccactccctctCGATAAGCGATCGATAATGAGCCCTCTCGTGGGCGGTGGGAGTATTTAATTATAATTCTGTTTTAATTTGTGGAACATTGGAAGCCCAAAACACTAAAATCCATTAGTCTTTcggggcacgggcacgggcagagacagaaacagaaacagaaacaacaaaatcTCGAAAGAACTGGAAACCCATCGTAAAATTAATGTTCCAGCGGAAGAGACGGCCTCAAGTTGTGGCCAGAAAACAAGTCCAGACGGAAAAAACGTCCACAATTTTATTGGCCTTCACTTAACGCTCATAAATTtgtctgctgctgcggctgctgcaaGAAGAAATCCGCGAGAAGCAAAAGGCAgcaaaaagcagcaaaaagcagaaaaaaggaaCGAAAAGAATATGGTTTATAGGGGCCACGCTTCCGCAGATGAAACGATGGAACGGCGATGTCTGCTGGAAACGGGTTCGGAAACACACAGTTCTTTCCTTGTGGACAGTGGAGTTCTGTTTGAATTTTCCCATTAAAAAATATGGCTGGAAACTTCTCATAGAGAGAAGTGGCTTcgtgcctgcctgcctgcctgcccccAAAATCCCACCCATTTCTTGTCGCTGGAGTCCTCCTCAGGTTAGTGGCGAACTTCACGCACAAATCTGATTAAAACTTGGTCGCAGTTAATGAACCAAGAAGagccccctctctctctgtcgctccAGACATTGCCTGTTCCTGTGCCCCATCCTGTTGCagttgcacacacacacacacagacagagagacagagagacggagacggaACAGACAGATAGCGAAAGAGGCGTCTAAAAATAGCCAACAGAACCACATGTTGGTCAAGTTTTTTATGGAATACTCTGTCTTTGAGGGTACTATGAGATTGGGGAACAGGTTGCAAATTTTGTTCATGGAAACCCTTAAGGAACAAATTTTTATGTGTGTATAACTGTGAAATGTCTCAAGAGAATGCCATGCAACTTTGGGATCTCAAATATAATgcgtttatttatttacacaAAAAGTTTCATCAAAATCGAAGCCATATTCACCTTCGAAAAGAGTCTTAAAGGGGAAAAGCTTTGTGATCTATGGCTTTGGAGTAGGTTTTGGAGGATTACTTTATATTCGGAATAGGGTATTCGTGGCCTTAGTGTGGGTCCTCTTTCTCTTACGTTTTCTTCTTCTGCTGCTCTTCTTTTTGTGCTtggtttttgctgttgtttttttgttttttgggttGGCTAGCAAATGTTACCCACATCTGTCTCTCCTCCTGGCCGGAGGAGTCGCACTGCCAGTCCCGAGTCGCGAGTCCGTGTCTCAGAGTCCACTTTCCAGTGCAACAGCAACCATCTTTTAATAAATGCGAACGTGATCGCGTTTCGTGCGTCACTGAATGCCCAGACAacagacagagagggagatataacgacagacagacagagaaagagagagagggggagaggtgGAGATGGAGGAAGACAGCGGGAAAGAGACTTTGTCGAGGCACAAGGCGTTGCACCTTTGGCCAAGGTGCATTGATCGGGATTGGGATCGCTGTCTGGGCAACTTTTCTGTtcccgctgccgctgccgctgccgctgccgctccctctgccgctgccgctcggCCATTGGCTGCGCCGCTTacttctgttgttgttgtacttTTTTGTGAAACGAAATTATTATTGTATTATGCACGCGTACACACATCCAAAAAGTATCTGGAGACAGCGGTTTTTTCCTcctcttttgttgtttttttgttaaCGACGCGACGCGTGCGTCGAGTGCCCGAAAGTGCGTTCAATGAACGCTGCAGCCACACagagtcccagtcccagccccagccccaggcacaggcacagccacagccacgaTGGGGGCAACGATCGGGAGGAATGGACAAACGATAATACAGGGGGGGATCGTAATGCCCCCGCCTTGAGTGCAGGGGGGAGGGCGGGGACCGAGGGTCAGACTACAGACTGCAGACTGCAGACTGCAGTGTCGGTGTCGCTGCTGGGACTTGAGTCGTTCAGTCGGCAGATATTCGAGTCGCGGCCCTTGGCCTCTGGCATTCTGCATTTCATAAGTGAACTGCTTGCGAGTTTAACGAAATGCACTGCTTGTATTCATGATTTACTGCAACTAATTGGAGGAGTTTGTCCCCAGAGCAGTGCAAATATCAACTCTGCGTAGGCAAAGCAGTCAACAGATCTTCAGCTAAGGGATCTGTAGTTTTTTTGGGCTTTGAAGTTGGAGATTACATTATTCAAGCAGTTTACAAAGAACAAGCACCCAAACTGTGGGCTATAACTGATTGCAGAATGATCAGTGCGATGATTAATCAACAGATAGATACACAGGCACAGATATAGATACATACAATGGGTAGATGCTTACACACTCATATATGGATCGCCTCAAGCACTTCCGCTTACAACTCAGAGAGTTCTAAGGTCCTAAGACGATTCCCCCTCGAAAAATACCTTCCAATAGAAAGTTCCCCCCCTCAAACCTAGTCCCCACTTTCCCTCGAACCAACACGTGCCCCAATCAAGTCGCACATCGTCCGATTGCAGTTCATCGGCCACATCCAGACACCCCACATGCGGGTACACCCCTGCACTTGCACTTGCACCCCTCCGATCCACCCTGCGATCCACCCTCCGATCCACCCCCCGATACGACTGATAACGTCCCCGCGACGGACGGATGGCGGAGGTTCCGATTTCCGATTACCGAAAGGCGCGTTCCCCTCGGAACCATAACCGCAATCGagctcccctcccctcccgcCCCTTCCATGCCCCGCTTCTCTCTTGGCCGTCGTCTGGCGAGCAAATCAGTAAATGAAATTAACTCGCTTTCGACCGAACGAACGACCGACGGACGTATAAACACTGCCTGACGGCATCAATCGGTCGCCCAATCGGTCGCTCTGTCGGTCGTTTGGTCGTTTGGTCTCTCGGTCGCTGGATGATAATAATAAACCAATAAAATTAATACAAATTGCAATTGTTGGCGCGACACACTTCAATTGgtttgctcttttttttgctgctgcttctctctttatttctttttttatttgcCTTTTATTACGCACATATTTATTTAATGCAGGTCTCTATCGCTGCCTGTCCGCTCGTCTAGAGAGGGGTCCCAGTCCCGGTCCCGGTCCCGGTACCACATCTGCATATGCTCGTTGTATGTCTACCCTGTACGTAGAATACCCTGTCTCCCTGTCTCCCTCCTCCCTCCTCCCTGTCTCCCTATCTCCCTGTCTGTCTCCTCACATGCGATGTATGTGTGCCCCCGTCTGCCTCGTTGTTgcgtgtttgtttgtttgtttgttcatTTTATTGTTTGCCCTTGTTTCCCCTGctgcctgccactgccaccaaTGCCTGCAGCAATCGAATGTCTGGATGAACAATACTCAAACATGCACAAATGCATATATGTAGATGTACTCTTCGTTCCTTCAAGGATCTGATGCAGGATCGAAAGATAAAAAATCGATTTGTTTATATTAATATTGGCTATCGATAAAAGTTCAATCGATACAAATGATCGATATATCAACGATTTATTTTGAAAACTAGTTCAAATCGCCATCAGCTATCGACATTAACTATCGGTTATCGACTGATAACACATCcccacaaaagaaaagtccccTGAACACGAATCCAAGGTCAGATATGCTCCATCCCgtcaggtttttttttttaacctCAAAAAACCAATTTGGTGGAAACTAATATGAAAACTTCATCGGATTTGCTTGAAACTCGTCAAATTATAATTTCTCTTAAAGACTAAATATGCAGTTATCGATTATCGCTTGAGGAAAACTATCGAAATAGCTTGGCTATCAAGGCTATCGATTGTAAATTTCCGCTGAATGAGTTTAAGAAAacccacagccacagatatTTGTATCTATCGATAATTATCGAAATATTGATCATTCTTTGCCGCATTTAAGCCACATCGAATCAATATCTCCAGGTCAAAACTTAATTGTATCCTCGAAagcatctgtatctgcattTGTGACGTCTGTGGACATTTCTAGCGCCAAAACAAATAATGTTGAAAACTTTTCAAGCAGCAAAAACTTCTTCAAGTCGCCCAGAGTTCTCTTCAAGGAAGGAGGAGAGGAGGAGACGAGAcgagaaaagaaaagaaaagcgcTTAGCAAATTGAAATCAAACAGTTTAGCATAAATGCGCATAAATGTCGAAAGCTGTCATCAAACACATTTCTTATTTTGTCATATGCTCGTACATTTATTCTCCCCCGTATTCCGTATTCCGCAGTCCGTATTTGGGggaatattaaaataaatagcAAAAGCTTAGAATACACAGACAGGGAGCAGGACACGCACTCATGAGGATGAAGGGATATTCTTTATACGCATATCTAGGATCCTTTTAGCTGGGCGTAGGGGCGCAGCACGTGGTATTTGCTTAGGAGGCGAGAACACGCATTTCTCTTCTTTCTTCTTCAGCATAACTTTCAACGAGTTCTGAGCCTCAGAGATACAGGGGAGCCACCTCCTGAACATCCAACATTCGcacgtcatcatcatcatcgggGAAGAGCGGAAAACGGAGGGCAAACGTTGCGTATGCCtcatattacgtatacgccacCACTGACGCGTCGGTTGGGGCAGGAGAGGGCGTTGGGAAAGCGCTCTTCAAATATGCGTAGGCCGCATACATATCTACAGCACTGTGTGTCCTTGAGAGCcattgtatgtgtgtgtgggggggggcgTCTGCGGCAGGCACCTTTTCTCCAGCACCTTTTGCACCATTTTCCCACTGCTTTCCGCATTGTATGGACCCTCCGACGACGAGCTTGTcctcccccccaccccctacaCAGCCCCCCCCCTTCGCCCAGCTTTCTGCTTAAGCGCATATCCTGCGTCGTCATCCCTCGCTTGATGCGTAGTTAGTTGTCTGCCGATTTTGTGGCCTaagcttttattttattgtgcCGCCCACACAATAGCGCCCACTGTTAATCCCCTCACCtccccgctcccgctcccgatATGTCTGGGCCTGCCCCAAATGCCGACGCCGcaacgcacacacagacagtGGGGACAGCGGAAACAGCGGAGACGGAGGGGGGGCAGGCGAGTGGGGCAGGCGGCAGGAGTTTTCCCATGCAACGTAATTTTGTGGAAATTCCATGGAAAATAAGGTAGATTTCAGTCACGCTACCAAGCCCAAGGATTACGTAGGGATATTCGAGTACAATCAGACATTTAAGGATACCAATTGCGAAGGAAAATGCACCTCAATCTATAAGATACAGATATCATCGAAAGTTCAGTAGAAAGGATGATTAATATGGCAAAATCTTACAAAATCTTGGACCAAAAATAGTTgaaaaagaacaaatattgatgAATATTCGTCTCAAAGTCAAAAGGCCAGACCTGGACCAGCCCTTGCTTCCGATGGCTGTTTCTAGTAGGGTATTCCTAAAGGTCGTCTTGGCCGAATCCTGTTTTTGGCAACTGGCAGGCGGCTGGCAGCTGGCGGCTGTCGGCTGTCGGCTGGCTGTGAAATGTTTGCCGGGATATTTAGTCTACGGATCTTGAAGgttaaatatatgtatgtgcggGAGAGAGAACACCTTTTGTATATCCCATGGGCATTATGCAGTCGCCTGTTGTTCGCCCTACCTGTCGTTTCCCCCCCAATCCCCCGACCCCCCTCCCTGCTATGtacgtctgtctgtctgtctgccagCTTGTCTGGCAGTTTTCTGACTTGTTTGCCAAATGGCGTACAAGATATTTATGCATATTAAAACAATTTGCTTATTATGCCTGAATAATTGAGTGAGTAGCAGCTCAGAGTACAGCTAtggcgacagcgacagcgacgacAAGAACCTCATGCCACGAATAACGAATCTGCATCTCAATctgaatcggaatcggaatcggaatctgTTGGggagaacgagagagagagcgagagagacagcCTCTGGAAACAAGCGGTATGAATATATTAGCAGcagttcggttcggttcggtttggtttgggttttggtttttgggttGGCAAACGGTTCGGCTACGTAATATTTGCCTACCATTACATTGGACAAAACGTCTCTGCGTGAGCGTCGGCGTCAGCGTCAGCATCAGGGTCTGCGTCAACGTCAACGTCTACGTCTAGGGGTCTACGTAGATGTCTGGGAATCTGGGGATCTACGTCTGAAAAGTGGGTCTGGAACTGTGACTGCTGTCTGCTGGCTGCTCTCTGTGGCGACATCGAAGCGCAAACTTCAACAAAGCGTTAATTAATACTCGCAAATGTTTGCGCTTCGTCTGGCAATAAAAAAGTTAAGCGAGACAACGGGCCAGGGCAAACACAGGTCCGTCCGCCCCTTCCCCATCCcctccccatccccatccccgtCACCGTTTCACCACTCACTCAGTCAGTcattctgtctgtctgcctgtctgtaACCCCCTTTGCCGTGCCACCTAGAGGCAGTCGcgaaataataaaaatacattaaaaaaaaagatacGATAGGGAACAAAGTCTCGTCATAAGTCAAATAAAAAGCgcagcggcggcggtggcggtggcggcggcggcggcggcaactGTGTCGGAAGTGGCAGATGCGGCAGAGGAGCGGTGGGGAGCGGGGGGAGCGGCGGCGTCGAGTCATCCGATGAATAGGCGCGCACTCAATTTTCCGCTGCTCGCAAAATAATTGTGGCCCACAAAAGGCAGACAGGTGAGAGTGAGGAGAGCGAGGGGGGGCGGGGTGCCGAAGGGGCAGCAGGTGAGCAAAGGGTGAAATTAGAGCCGTCGTATGGCGGGGCTGCAGCAACAGTTACGTCACCGAGTGGAGGCACAGAGCAGAGCAAACATCTCCCAAGCGGGAAGGAATCCTGGGAAGGGAGTCCTTGATGTCGCGGGGATCGGGGGATACCCAAGAAACTGTTCGGATTCCGGGTATTCTAGAGAGACGCTTACTTTTGCAGGAAAATAGTGGAAAATAATGGGTATCTCAGGTTCATTTCCTGGATTCCTGGAAAACAATGCTGGACTGATGGATATCCAAGGCTTTTCAGGCTTCAGTAGTCGAAGGAATCATCCCATAGAGGGATTAGCAATGGAACCATCAT contains:
- the LOC108165373 gene encoding uncharacterized protein LOC108165373, producing the protein MIRSAVSSKMWRLPVFVLWIALQSTSFSHVTFTNLKCSSLDEKFMEFSTCQIKAVNRSHKYLDIYTKIHQLPINTAWVKVKFMKFDNGYKPFFIDLSYDACKFMRNKKKHPIALMFFRSFVNNTNLNHTCPYDHDIFVDKLYTGELEMEFSRLIPIPSGDYAIFTEWSSENTTRCTVRLYMKIFQK
- the LOC108151290 gene encoding uncharacterized protein LOC108151290; the encoded protein is MPHRVRGAADEQFAMDGPLCIWILLGALTTTHAHVTFTNLKCDMADRTFGDVMCRIKAVNRTHKYIELRAQLFKVPVENITVNLKLMRYNHGYKLFFIDVNFDACKFLANPRNPIVRSFYNTFKKNSNANHTCPYNHDVIVDKLYTGNLEADFAKYVPLVNGDYAFFTEWYTNKIHRAFLKVYFSLSGSKND
- the LOC117185812 gene encoding uncharacterized protein LOC117185812 isoform X2, with the translated sequence MWKLSVIAGTFLMCAVAHVTFTNLKCQMIDRRIGLFEMCRIKAVNRTHKYIEIYAKIYKLPVDNITCQILPMRHDHGYRPFFMNLTFDFCGFFRSLRTEHGIREILLQELFQTVKQFTNMNHSCPYNHDLVISKMWTGNLEARFLRYIPLPQGDYSLSFYWFTVGVHRATVRVYFRLTGG
- the LOC117185812 gene encoding uncharacterized protein LOC117185812 isoform X1, giving the protein MWKLSVIAGTFLMVNKWLKVKGNKKMVEPPTKRPHTIPQCAVAHVTFTNLKCQMIDRRIGLFEMCRIKAVNRTHKYIEIYAKIYKLPVDNITCQILPMRHDHGYRPFFMNLTFDFCGFFRSLRTEHGIREILLQELFQTVKQFTNMNHSCPYNHDLVISKMWTGNLEARFLRYIPLPQGDYSLSFYWFTVGVHRATVRVYFRLTGG